A stretch of the Enterobacteriaceae bacterium ESL0689 genome encodes the following:
- the gspE gene encoding type II secretion system protein GspE, with protein sequence MNNDQLITLCQRYHALLLHNDEHIISIAVVDTPAPELMEALRFATQKRIDIECWSQEQMNKRQKTASPLSQPASHDIAPDIIGQVNQILEQALDQKASDIHIEPEENHLRIRLRIDGVLHQLSSLPLQLAAPVTARLKVLGHLDIAEHRLPQDGQFTLTLSGRQISFRIATLPCRHGEKIVLRLLQQTEQALELEALGLTAEQLTLFHSALAQPQGLLLVTGPTGSGKTVTLYSALQARNQDTVNICSVEDPLEIPLAGMNQTQINPRAGLTFQNVLRALLRQDPDIVMVGEIRDTETAEIAIKAAQTGHLVLSTLHTNSTSETLTRLQQMGIAGWMLSSALSLVIAQRLVRKLCVHCRRNTGKTIAIPHKLWPRSLPLWQATGCQHCYHGYYGRHALFELLSVNGSLRKAITDGLSAVEIESLARKAGMKTLFENGCLAVEQGITSFEELIRVSGAPHEDD encoded by the coding sequence TTATCTCTATCGCTGTCGTTGATACACCGGCGCCAGAGCTTATGGAAGCACTCCGCTTCGCGACCCAAAAGCGGATCGACATTGAGTGCTGGAGCCAGGAACAGATGAATAAGCGGCAAAAAACGGCCAGCCCGCTATCACAGCCTGCCAGCCATGATATAGCCCCTGATATTATTGGTCAGGTTAACCAGATCCTGGAACAGGCGCTGGATCAAAAAGCTTCCGATATCCATATTGAACCAGAGGAAAACCATCTCCGTATTCGCCTGCGGATCGATGGCGTTCTCCATCAGTTATCCTCTCTGCCTTTACAACTCGCCGCTCCTGTCACTGCACGACTAAAAGTCCTCGGTCATCTGGATATTGCTGAGCATCGCCTGCCGCAAGACGGACAGTTTACGCTGACTTTATCCGGGCGTCAGATCTCTTTTCGTATTGCCACACTTCCCTGCCGTCACGGAGAAAAAATTGTCCTGCGTTTATTGCAGCAGACCGAACAGGCGCTGGAACTCGAAGCACTGGGTCTGACAGCAGAACAACTGACGCTTTTTCACTCAGCACTGGCGCAACCCCAGGGTTTGCTGCTGGTCACTGGCCCCACCGGTAGCGGTAAGACCGTCACGCTTTACAGTGCGCTACAGGCCAGAAATCAGGATACCGTCAATATCTGTAGCGTCGAAGACCCGCTGGAAATTCCCCTCGCCGGAATGAACCAGACGCAAATTAACCCGCGCGCAGGGTTAACCTTTCAAAATGTTCTGCGCGCCTTACTCCGCCAGGATCCAGATATTGTTATGGTCGGCGAAATTCGCGACACTGAAACGGCAGAAATTGCCATTAAAGCCGCGCAAACAGGGCATCTTGTCCTGTCCACATTACACACTAATTCTACCAGCGAAACACTGACGCGCTTACAACAGATGGGGATAGCCGGCTGGATGCTCTCTTCCGCGCTCTCTCTGGTAATTGCCCAGCGTCTGGTTCGTAAGCTGTGTGTTCACTGTCGTCGTAATACCGGAAAAACCATCGCGATACCGCATAAATTATGGCCACGTTCACTCCCTCTCTGGCAGGCGACCGGCTGTCAGCATTGTTATCATGGCTATTATGGTCGCCATGCGCTATTTGAACTTCTGTCGGTGAATGGCTCACTGCGTAAAGCCATCACTGATGGTTTGAGTGCGGTGGAAATCGAATCTCTGGCACGTAAAGCCGGAATGAAAACATTGTTTGAAAACGGTTGCCTGGCGGTGGAGCAGGGAATAACCAGCTTTGAAGAGCTGATTCGCGTGTCAGGAGCCCCTCATGAAGATGATTAA
- the hofC gene encoding protein transport protein HofC: MINHLWRWQGINHQGEACQGALWENNRLQVFEKLQSLRIMPLTLRRCVVKKALWHPRYSGQIIRQLAALLQAGIPLAEGLALLAQQQSHAQWQALLSLLAQDLTQGMSLSAALEKWPQAFPPLYRAMIRTGELTGKLDYCCFQLASQQQKQLQLTAKVKKALRYPLIILSLALLVVSAMLCFVLPEFAAIYQTFNTPLPLLTRHVIRASNALGNHWPILIILITLALILNKLILRRQRWLLRRQKILYALPMIGKLMCGQLLSQIFTILTLTQNAGISFLQGLESVEQTLSCPLWRQRLHQAYTQITHGVPVWQALAHCGGFTPLCLQLIRTGEASGSLDTMLANLAQHHSEQTHYQAENLATLLEPALLLITGTIIGVLVVAMYLPVFHLGDAISGPGG, from the coding sequence ATGATTAATCATCTCTGGCGCTGGCAAGGTATCAATCATCAGGGGGAAGCCTGCCAGGGGGCACTGTGGGAAAATAACCGACTGCAGGTTTTCGAGAAACTGCAAAGCCTGCGTATCATGCCACTGACACTACGCCGCTGCGTCGTTAAAAAGGCACTCTGGCACCCACGCTACAGTGGTCAGATAATCCGCCAGCTGGCAGCACTGCTGCAAGCAGGGATCCCGCTCGCTGAAGGACTGGCACTACTGGCTCAGCAACAATCGCATGCACAATGGCAGGCGCTGTTATCTTTACTGGCTCAGGATCTGACACAAGGTATGTCTCTTTCTGCTGCGCTGGAAAAATGGCCGCAGGCTTTTCCTCCGCTCTATCGAGCCATGATCCGCACTGGCGAGCTGACCGGTAAGCTGGATTACTGCTGCTTTCAACTGGCCAGCCAGCAACAGAAACAACTACAGCTCACGGCGAAAGTAAAAAAAGCGCTACGCTACCCGCTGATTATTTTAAGTCTGGCGCTGCTGGTGGTGAGTGCGATGTTATGTTTCGTGCTGCCAGAGTTTGCGGCTATCTATCAGACGTTTAATACGCCATTACCCTTACTGACACGCCATGTTATCCGTGCCAGTAATGCGCTCGGTAACCACTGGCCAATACTGATAATATTGATAACGTTAGCGCTTATCCTGAATAAGTTGATTCTGCGTCGCCAGCGCTGGCTATTACGGCGGCAAAAAATACTTTATGCACTGCCGATGATCGGCAAGTTAATGTGTGGTCAGTTACTCAGTCAGATCTTTACTATTCTTACCCTCACTCAAAATGCTGGCATCAGCTTCCTGCAAGGTCTGGAAAGTGTCGAACAAACCCTGAGCTGCCCGTTATGGCGTCAGCGACTTCACCAGGCTTATACTCAGATTACTCATGGTGTCCCTGTCTGGCAGGCCCTTGCTCACTGTGGAGGATTTACGCCACTCTGTTTGCAGTTAATTCGTACCGGTGAGGCTTCAGGATCATTAGATACGATGCTGGCAAATCTTGCTCAGCACCATAGCGAACAGACTCACTACCAGGCCGAAAACCTGGCAACCTTACTGGAGCCAGCGCTGTTATTAATCACCGGTACGATTATCGGCGTCCTGGTCGTCGCCATGTATCTGCCGGTTTTTCATCTGGGAGATGCTATCAGTGGTCCGGGAGGATAA